The following proteins come from a genomic window of Polyangiaceae bacterium:
- a CDS encoding helix-turn-helix transcriptional regulator, whose protein sequence is MPKKKMVVSSAKSFGNRLAQLRRDAGYSQRELGELVGLSQRMVAYYEGQTDHPPTQLLPAFAEVLGVSADQLLGIKPLKASPKSANQRLWRRFKQIEKLPPRERKQLLAVIDTFLDRNRLARQA, encoded by the coding sequence GTGCCCAAGAAGAAGATGGTGGTGTCCTCAGCCAAGTCCTTTGGCAATCGTCTCGCTCAGCTACGTCGCGATGCTGGCTACTCGCAGCGCGAGCTGGGCGAGCTCGTCGGCCTCTCCCAGCGCATGGTCGCCTACTACGAGGGCCAGACCGACCACCCGCCCACGCAGCTACTCCCCGCTTTCGCCGAGGTCTTGGGCGTCTCCGCCGATCAGCTCCTCGGCATCAAGCCGTTGAAAGCGTCGCCCAAGTCCGCCAACCAGCGCCTCTGGCGACGCTTCAAGCAGATCGAGAAGCTGCCCCCGCGCGAGCGCAAACAGCTCCTCGCCGTGATCGACACTTTCCTCGACCGAAATCGGCTCGCTCGCCAGGCTTGA
- a CDS encoding suppressor of fused domain protein has protein sequence MNYCARIERHYAEQWKKPEARLDWVPGPRRDLPAGFAVLVFARTSEMRAFATRCMSQPGDSLRLELHMLCRVSEALRWQREFAELLAAVAHYHRTGATLDVGHTVNFGRPWLPNSTCEYGLLSLPYLDGPKLEWLAEPEVRFLWLLPVTKREVDFKRKMGLEALEQRFEESGLDFLDPTRESVC, from the coding sequence GTGAACTACTGCGCGCGGATTGAACGGCACTACGCCGAGCAGTGGAAGAAGCCAGAAGCGCGACTGGATTGGGTGCCTGGGCCGCGACGAGACTTGCCGGCTGGGTTTGCTGTGCTGGTATTTGCGCGAACATCCGAGATGCGAGCATTTGCCACGAGGTGCATGTCTCAACCAGGCGACTCGTTGCGGCTAGAGCTGCACATGCTGTGTCGTGTCAGTGAAGCGCTGCGGTGGCAGCGTGAATTCGCTGAGTTGCTTGCCGCTGTTGCGCACTATCATCGTACCGGCGCGACTCTTGACGTTGGACACACAGTGAATTTCGGTCGACCATGGTTGCCCAACTCCACGTGCGAGTATGGTTTGCTTTCGTTGCCGTATCTCGACGGGCCAAAGCTTGAGTGGCTGGCGGAGCCCGAGGTGAGATTTCTGTGGCTGCTTCCGGTTACGAAACGCGAGGTTGATTTCAAACGAAAGATGGGACTTGAGGCGCTTGAACAACGTTTCGAGGAGTCAGGGTTGGATTTCCTGGATCCAACTCGCGAGTCTGTGTGCTGA
- a CDS encoding VCBS repeat-containing protein, giving the protein MDHGRIASVFALALAAALLVDSAHAEPGTDTGSQSSVPVSDEPAQEYSAIDPDDAPPLAQLEEDAEASAAPVGDPAQTYKAAPASAVTGSASSTPPQSIPAALPTGADKSGVTSQAISVPKGAGTIQGMEESFSAQLSTGIATFSIPIALPRARGAAQPSLSLSYSSAGGFGVAGAGWSLSVPFIARQTDRGIPRYQDNPNWNPEQDRFVFNGGQELVPICTIAAGSCAAGLPQEAFPQWANGWQYFRPRVEGSFMRFFWSPDHQTWVVQDKSGVAMELGVPRDGTNDTQALEVNPDDPGEIYRWHLVRQFDAHGNANPAVGSPSPVNLVVYRYFQDAGMAYLSDIYDTLPAASPNASDLSTYAHHTHLRYEDRTDPTRSYRAGWLIEQRLRVTGIDVTSKTYNGGASQLRRQVRRYHLEYEAGQHVSLLSSVQVEGRCADSEDAAPAETNEALPPVTNCSTLPAMNLGYAHVEAFATDGSPGAADLSGYEGFDERIIPVATSPANSVDEQLSDLFDVNADGLPDVLVTAPGQFSGKHGVYFNGPDGTANAFGPAETIGVAGVGGDNASVLTLSNTNVNPLDVDGDGIADLLHMPAVKTYAVYSPVHTAQGWVWQGREVQLAAGLNPKVDFSTDAIDIRSMDVNFDGLVDLVVSTGTEYETFFALGRYPGGDGLFGKATWTGASSASASNAPQTACVPWSAMPVRFSDPDVKLGDMNGDGITDIVRVRKGDIRYWPGRGNGMWGTGKRDDCPAGTYGTNRYVLMDSGPQYSDIQGDSLLLDDVNGDGLSDLVQVRMTDVDVWLNVDGVGWTKRHVIAGTPAAPSFAKRVRLADLNGSGTRDIVWGDGGNYRYIDLQGGTRPWVLTHVENGLGKTTDIEYSTSTAEMLAAAKANAPWSRTMPTVVHVVKAVTDHDNVTIAGRPPSDQRTEYSYFDPAYDGQQREFRGFARARSVRVGDGNTPTDVTETRFLLGECVKEDPTDFGACTPPERWRDNPREALKGLPYLTERFDENGVVLSTQHTTYRLRQLYVGQDGRAVRHAFDQAEDSYLYDTSPFMPAAASAKETLTTVQLEATLGAAKVDTSTDVSLRSTAGLAHLRRRFDVDVFGNRTQAVAEGCVGGEACSAADEVITTLTDPGRPADDATGWIWRTVRSGVTGDAHPGLVRNEQFTTYNGAGDALKTTAKLSGTLGLHRFHAGGGAVAPAPATASGNDQVIDVSSRTYDTYGNLTQETSPNGRCRGVGYDADFQELATSETVYTGGGCGAGGLSMGAAYDRSFELATLVVDMQSQQTKVAYDQFGRLRMLTRPDPTTPGALSPQPSVKVEYFLPPDLGPGAAHSVIHTMSQDAKVLSDAEYLESWAYVDGMGRTLVTLQEADPSSDGGDAGGWVASALTEFDDKGSVRRKYLELFYDGDPKKFPFSVAPDSPYGRQSYDAFGRQQRTYDLDGTLTLRSAYHALATDMYDAADMSPGPHQGTYATERKDGHGRTVLTTERFHSGALIASRQTKTSYLPTNEPEVITRLHPGSSDAPVVRWLRYDSLGRMVLNAEPNTTKNFDPDPGADASTFEAWRYAYNDFGDLVGTSDARGCGTNFSYDGAGRLVSEDYSPCTSEQAPYSAPDVGSPSGPTGVEVLYLYDSAPAQPYPSLARPPGFGVLSQDFFKGRLVAVWDRASETWSNFDGRGRATESHVRIARPGAPSNALAERYAPRHYKKMMVFDAADREIAATTGATTAELQGTLEALTGTSSAVATTYTARGTLKQVAGSYGTLVGHVERAADGLLNTVEYGDVAKSTTGFSYDLRRRLKSVQTYRGPPPSWTNPPPDYLPAPSYGSDHLPTFQLLLQDDDFTYDVVSNPVEIRDWRVPDEWPDGAKPVTRKIQYDDLYRAARVDYQYSAGDDDWKSPFDAENSGNPSLDDPRRTKPTPHVSFDKRVQRQDFAYDWLGNTSATDDDTHGFYDRSLGEITNASDKPYQLSTAGNGSFGGTRTGTLRTAYDDAGNLTELRLERSGPCLPAGSQCSQIFAYDWDEVGRLVRARRWDVAQAEVGTAGDPLPALEPAVTLGYGYDAGDDRVLKSASTASGQDHFTAYIFDSLELRRALWTVASGAADDLDYELTPLTEVAYLFANGVRLARLAYEPPSSAVPDIGDAHLHVFFELGDHLGSSSVVLDQATSELVERSTYEAYGATESDYRPERWKAFREDYKFTGKEEDIDVGLTYFGKRYLSPYLNRWISADPLAVHVPGEADLNVYAYVSGQALKATDPLGLQAVCNPDKPQEEARRAGTYNARLDLKLERDVEDAYRRYSSRIPDGATAKEIESLHARFIAEVNYLVDQNAAAKAAVPTDPALRRAYDEGYGPNFAMGVVYRLFQAVVENLPMAGKAGRGRAGVPGQERPPRANPEPPVEGPKEPYNRLKHYGRTPTKADRKAAGAGEGQVVDHDPPLVQRYYEGDPKAGEKPGYQMTPAERKASANDRTRHRIQTSTESNRQGNEMQKYSRGQKKKWNL; this is encoded by the coding sequence ATGGATCACGGCCGCATCGCGTCCGTTTTCGCCCTCGCACTGGCTGCGGCGTTGCTCGTAGATTCGGCCCACGCGGAGCCTGGGACGGACACCGGCTCGCAGAGCTCTGTCCCGGTGAGCGATGAGCCGGCCCAGGAATACTCTGCCATCGACCCGGATGACGCGCCGCCGCTCGCGCAGCTCGAAGAAGACGCGGAAGCGAGCGCGGCACCGGTGGGTGATCCGGCTCAGACCTACAAGGCCGCACCGGCATCGGCCGTCACGGGCAGTGCGAGCAGCACTCCGCCGCAGTCGATCCCGGCCGCCCTACCGACCGGTGCGGACAAGAGCGGCGTCACCAGTCAGGCGATCAGCGTTCCGAAGGGCGCGGGAACCATCCAGGGGATGGAAGAAAGCTTCAGCGCTCAGCTTTCCACGGGCATTGCCACGTTTTCGATCCCTATTGCGCTTCCACGAGCCAGGGGTGCCGCGCAGCCCAGCTTGTCGCTGTCCTACAGCTCCGCCGGCGGTTTCGGCGTTGCGGGCGCTGGTTGGAGCTTGAGCGTTCCGTTCATCGCGCGGCAGACGGACCGCGGGATTCCGCGGTATCAAGACAACCCAAACTGGAATCCAGAGCAGGACCGATTCGTCTTCAACGGCGGCCAGGAGCTGGTGCCGATCTGCACGATAGCTGCCGGTAGCTGCGCCGCGGGCCTGCCACAAGAAGCGTTCCCGCAGTGGGCGAACGGGTGGCAGTACTTCCGACCGCGTGTGGAAGGCTCCTTCATGCGCTTCTTCTGGTCGCCGGACCACCAGACCTGGGTCGTGCAAGACAAGAGCGGGGTCGCGATGGAGCTGGGCGTTCCCCGCGACGGCACGAACGATACGCAGGCCCTGGAGGTGAACCCGGACGACCCCGGAGAGATCTATCGCTGGCACCTGGTGCGCCAGTTTGACGCGCATGGCAACGCTAATCCCGCGGTTGGGTCGCCGTCGCCGGTGAACCTCGTCGTGTATCGCTACTTCCAAGACGCGGGGATGGCGTACCTGTCCGACATCTACGACACGCTGCCCGCCGCGAGCCCGAACGCGAGCGACCTCTCGACCTACGCGCACCACACCCATCTCCGATACGAGGACCGGACCGACCCGACGAGATCCTACCGAGCGGGTTGGCTGATCGAGCAGCGCTTGCGGGTCACCGGGATTGACGTGACCAGCAAGACCTACAACGGCGGCGCGTCGCAACTCCGCCGGCAAGTGCGGCGCTACCACTTGGAGTACGAAGCGGGGCAGCACGTGTCGCTGCTTTCGAGCGTTCAGGTAGAAGGGCGCTGCGCGGACTCCGAGGACGCTGCCCCGGCGGAAACCAACGAGGCGCTCCCTCCGGTCACGAACTGCTCGACGCTGCCTGCAATGAACCTGGGCTACGCCCATGTGGAGGCGTTTGCGACGGACGGATCGCCCGGGGCGGCTGACCTGTCCGGCTACGAAGGGTTCGACGAGCGAATCATCCCCGTGGCGACGAGTCCGGCCAACTCCGTAGACGAGCAGCTCTCGGACCTGTTCGACGTGAACGCCGACGGTCTGCCGGACGTCCTGGTCACCGCTCCTGGTCAGTTCTCAGGTAAGCACGGCGTCTACTTCAATGGGCCGGATGGCACCGCCAACGCGTTCGGGCCGGCGGAAACCATCGGCGTCGCAGGTGTTGGCGGGGACAACGCAAGTGTCCTGACGCTGAGCAACACCAACGTGAACCCGCTGGATGTGGACGGGGACGGCATCGCGGACTTGCTTCACATGCCGGCGGTGAAGACCTACGCCGTGTACTCTCCGGTTCACACGGCGCAAGGCTGGGTTTGGCAAGGTCGAGAAGTCCAGCTCGCGGCGGGACTGAACCCGAAGGTCGACTTTTCCACGGACGCCATCGACATCCGCTCCATGGACGTGAACTTCGACGGGCTGGTCGATCTGGTGGTGAGCACCGGAACCGAATACGAAACGTTCTTTGCCCTTGGCCGGTATCCGGGAGGCGACGGGCTGTTCGGAAAGGCGACATGGACGGGGGCGTCATCCGCCAGCGCTTCGAACGCTCCGCAAACGGCCTGCGTGCCCTGGAGCGCAATGCCGGTTCGGTTCAGCGACCCCGACGTGAAGCTCGGGGATATGAACGGCGATGGGATCACCGACATCGTGCGCGTCCGCAAGGGTGACATTCGATACTGGCCCGGCCGCGGAAACGGAATGTGGGGCACCGGCAAGCGGGATGACTGCCCGGCAGGTACCTACGGGACGAACCGCTACGTTTTGATGGATTCGGGACCACAGTACTCCGACATCCAGGGCGATTCCTTGTTGCTGGACGATGTGAACGGGGACGGGCTCAGCGACCTCGTTCAGGTCCGGATGACGGACGTGGACGTCTGGTTGAACGTCGATGGCGTGGGCTGGACCAAGCGGCATGTCATCGCGGGGACCCCAGCCGCACCGTCCTTTGCGAAGCGAGTGCGTCTCGCAGATCTGAATGGCTCCGGTACTCGCGACATCGTCTGGGGCGACGGGGGCAACTACCGATACATCGATCTCCAAGGTGGGACGCGTCCGTGGGTATTGACCCACGTGGAGAACGGGTTGGGGAAGACCACCGACATTGAGTACTCGACCTCTACGGCGGAGATGCTTGCCGCCGCCAAGGCCAATGCGCCCTGGTCGCGCACCATGCCCACGGTCGTGCACGTCGTGAAGGCCGTGACCGACCACGACAACGTTACCATCGCGGGCCGACCGCCCAGCGACCAGCGCACCGAGTACTCGTACTTCGATCCAGCGTACGACGGGCAACAGCGAGAGTTTCGGGGATTCGCGCGCGCTCGGTCGGTGCGCGTAGGGGACGGTAACACGCCAACGGACGTCACCGAGACCCGCTTCCTTCTGGGCGAGTGTGTGAAGGAGGATCCAACCGACTTCGGCGCCTGCACACCTCCAGAGCGCTGGCGTGACAACCCCCGCGAAGCCCTCAAGGGCTTGCCCTACCTTACGGAGCGGTTTGACGAGAACGGCGTGGTGCTGTCCACGCAGCACACCACATACCGTTTGCGCCAGCTGTACGTTGGCCAAGACGGCCGCGCCGTGCGTCATGCCTTCGACCAAGCAGAAGACAGCTACCTCTACGATACGAGCCCCTTCATGCCGGCGGCCGCGTCGGCCAAAGAGACGCTGACCACCGTGCAGCTCGAAGCGACCCTCGGTGCTGCCAAGGTCGACACCTCTACCGACGTGAGCTTGCGCAGCACCGCTGGACTGGCCCACCTGCGCCGGCGGTTCGATGTAGATGTTTTCGGCAACCGGACGCAGGCCGTTGCGGAGGGTTGTGTCGGCGGCGAAGCGTGCTCCGCGGCGGATGAAGTGATTACCACGCTGACGGATCCGGGCCGACCAGCGGACGACGCAACGGGTTGGATCTGGCGAACCGTTCGCAGCGGGGTGACGGGTGACGCACACCCCGGGCTCGTACGGAATGAGCAGTTCACCACGTACAATGGCGCCGGCGATGCTCTGAAGACGACGGCAAAGCTGTCAGGCACATTGGGGTTGCATCGCTTCCACGCTGGAGGCGGCGCCGTTGCCCCAGCGCCTGCGACAGCGTCGGGCAATGACCAAGTCATCGACGTATCCTCGCGGACGTACGACACGTATGGGAACCTGACACAGGAAACCTCGCCCAACGGACGCTGCCGCGGCGTGGGATACGATGCGGACTTTCAAGAGCTCGCTACCTCCGAAACCGTGTACACCGGCGGCGGGTGCGGCGCGGGTGGTCTGAGCATGGGGGCGGCCTACGACCGCAGCTTCGAGCTCGCGACGCTCGTCGTGGACATGCAGTCGCAGCAGACGAAGGTGGCATACGACCAGTTCGGTCGCTTGCGGATGCTCACCCGTCCGGATCCCACCACTCCGGGTGCGCTCAGCCCGCAGCCCAGCGTGAAGGTGGAGTATTTCCTGCCGCCGGATCTCGGGCCCGGTGCGGCGCACTCCGTCATCCACACGATGTCCCAGGATGCCAAGGTGTTGTCAGACGCGGAGTACCTCGAGTCCTGGGCCTACGTCGACGGCATGGGCCGGACGCTCGTGACGCTGCAAGAAGCGGACCCCAGCTCGGACGGTGGCGATGCAGGCGGCTGGGTCGCGAGTGCCCTGACAGAGTTTGACGACAAGGGCTCGGTGCGCCGGAAGTACCTCGAGCTCTTCTATGATGGCGATCCCAAGAAGTTCCCCTTCAGTGTGGCGCCTGATAGCCCGTACGGCCGCCAGAGCTACGACGCCTTCGGCCGCCAGCAGCGAACCTACGACCTCGACGGCACGCTGACGCTCCGCAGCGCGTACCACGCCCTCGCGACGGACATGTACGACGCGGCAGACATGTCTCCCGGCCCACATCAGGGCACGTACGCCACGGAGCGAAAGGACGGTCATGGCCGTACGGTGCTGACGACGGAGCGCTTTCACTCAGGGGCGCTGATCGCTTCTCGCCAGACGAAGACGAGCTACCTGCCCACCAACGAGCCCGAGGTCATCACGAGACTCCACCCCGGATCGAGTGATGCACCGGTCGTCCGTTGGCTGCGTTACGACAGCCTCGGCAGAATGGTGCTCAACGCCGAGCCCAACACCACCAAGAACTTCGACCCCGATCCGGGAGCGGACGCGAGCACGTTCGAAGCGTGGCGCTACGCCTACAACGACTTCGGCGATCTTGTCGGGACCAGCGACGCTCGAGGATGCGGTACGAACTTCTCGTACGACGGCGCTGGCCGCCTCGTCAGCGAGGACTACTCGCCGTGCACGAGTGAGCAGGCGCCCTACTCGGCTCCCGACGTTGGCAGCCCGTCCGGGCCAACGGGCGTTGAGGTGCTGTACCTCTACGACTCCGCTCCCGCACAGCCGTATCCGAGCCTCGCCCGGCCGCCTGGATTCGGAGTGCTCTCACAGGACTTCTTCAAAGGTCGGCTCGTGGCGGTCTGGGATCGCGCGAGCGAAACTTGGAGCAATTTCGATGGTCGCGGGCGAGCGACCGAAAGCCACGTGCGCATCGCCAGGCCCGGTGCGCCGAGCAATGCGCTGGCCGAGCGGTATGCGCCCCGTCACTACAAGAAGATGATGGTGTTCGACGCCGCGGATCGTGAGATCGCGGCGACCACTGGGGCGACGACCGCGGAGCTGCAGGGCACGCTCGAGGCGCTGACGGGGACCTCCAGCGCGGTCGCGACCACGTACACCGCTCGGGGAACGCTGAAGCAGGTAGCGGGTAGCTACGGAACGCTCGTGGGGCACGTCGAACGTGCGGCCGACGGACTGCTGAACACGGTGGAGTACGGCGACGTTGCCAAGAGCACCACGGGCTTCTCCTACGACTTGCGCCGAAGGCTGAAGAGCGTTCAGACCTACCGCGGTCCGCCGCCGAGCTGGACCAATCCTCCCCCGGACTATCTACCGGCTCCGAGCTACGGCAGCGATCACCTGCCGACCTTTCAGCTTCTGTTGCAGGACGACGATTTCACCTACGACGTCGTCAGCAACCCCGTGGAGATCCGGGACTGGCGCGTTCCCGATGAGTGGCCGGACGGTGCCAAGCCCGTTACGCGCAAGATCCAATACGACGATCTCTACCGCGCAGCCCGCGTCGACTATCAGTACAGCGCCGGAGACGACGACTGGAAGTCTCCCTTCGATGCCGAGAACAGCGGCAACCCCAGCCTGGACGACCCGCGGCGCACCAAGCCCACGCCGCACGTTTCGTTCGACAAGCGGGTGCAGCGGCAAGACTTCGCGTACGACTGGCTGGGGAACACCTCGGCAACGGACGATGACACGCACGGGTTCTACGACCGTTCGCTGGGCGAGATCACGAACGCCTCGGACAAGCCGTACCAGCTGAGCACCGCCGGCAATGGCAGCTTCGGCGGAACGCGCACGGGAACGCTCCGCACCGCATACGACGACGCGGGCAATCTGACGGAGCTGCGTTTGGAACGGAGCGGCCCGTGTCTTCCGGCCGGTTCGCAGTGTTCGCAGATCTTCGCCTACGATTGGGACGAGGTCGGACGCCTGGTCCGCGCCCGGCGCTGGGACGTTGCCCAGGCAGAAGTCGGCACTGCGGGCGACCCGCTTCCCGCTCTCGAGCCTGCCGTAACCTTGGGCTACGGATACGACGCCGGTGACGACCGGGTGTTGAAGTCGGCGTCCACGGCTTCCGGCCAGGACCACTTCACCGCGTACATCTTCGACTCCCTGGAGCTGCGCCGCGCCCTATGGACCGTGGCGAGCGGGGCGGCCGATGACCTGGACTACGAGCTGACGCCGCTCACGGAGGTGGCGTACCTGTTTGCCAATGGCGTGCGCTTGGCGCGCCTCGCCTACGAGCCGCCGTCTTCCGCAGTGCCGGACATCGGAGACGCCCATCTCCACGTCTTCTTCGAGCTCGGCGACCATCTCGGCTCGAGCTCCGTCGTCCTGGATCAAGCGACCAGCGAGCTGGTCGAGCGAAGCACCTACGAAGCCTACGGCGCAACGGAGAGCGACTACCGGCCGGAACGCTGGAAAGCCTTCCGCGAAGACTACAAGTTCACCGGGAAGGAAGAGGACATCGACGTCGGACTGACGTACTTCGGCAAGCGGTATCTGTCGCCGTATTTAAATCGGTGGATTTCGGCGGATCCTCTCGCGGTGCATGTGCCGGGTGAGGCGGACTTGAACGTGTACGCGTACGTGTCGGGACAGGCGCTGAAGGCGACAGACCCACTTGGTCTTCAAGCCGTCTGCAACCCTGACAAGCCGCAAGAAGAGGCACGCCGCGCCGGCACGTACAACGCGCGACTGGATCTGAAGCTCGAACGAGACGTTGAAGATGCCTATCGCCGGTACTCTTCGCGCATCCCGGATGGAGCGACGGCAAAGGAGATCGAATCCCTACACGCGAGGTTCATTGCGGAAGTTAACTATCTGGTGGACCAAAACGCGGCGGCGAAGGCGGCCGTGCCAACGGATCCGGCTCTGCGGAGAGCATACGACGAAGGCTACGGTCCGAACTTCGCGATGGGAGTTGTCTATCGGCTGTTTCAAGCGGTGGTCGAGAACCTTCCGATGGCGGGGAAAGCGGGCCGTGGCCGTGCGGGTGTTCCGGGCCAGGAGCGACCACCGCGCGCGAATCCTGAACCGCCGGTGGAAGGGCCGAAAGAGCCGTATAACCGCCTGAAACATTACGGTAGAACTCCAACGAAAGCAGATCGAAAAGCAGCCGGCGCGGGCGAGGGTCAGGTGGTTGACCACGACCCGCCGCTAGTGCAGCGGTACTACGAGGGGGATCCAAAGGCGGGAGAGAAGCCGGGGTATCAGATGACACCGGCAGAGCGCAAAGCAAGCGCGAATGATAGAACCCGTCACAGGATCCAGACTTCAACGGAATCGAACCGGCAGGGTAACGAAATGCAGAAGTACTCCAGGGGACAGAAGAAGAAGTGGAACCTGTGA